In Candidatus Omnitrophota bacterium, the genomic window CGATCGTAATGGCCGCCCTTCTCGTTAGAGACGGCAAGGCCCGCTTTCTCCGACAGGTTTGCCTCAATGCCCTTTGACTTTAAGTAATTTAAAAGCCCTTCCCATGCGTCCGGAGCGCAGCCTATCTTGAATTTCTTTATGATCTCTTCGCCCACGCCGCGCGTGGTAAGATATTCTCTGGCTGTACTGTCATTGACTAAATTTGTCTGAAAGAACTGCGAGGCCAGCTCGTTTACTTTATAGAGCCGGCTATCCAGCTCGCTCGGGCCTCCCTTCGATATCTCCCTGGGCAGAACAATGCCCGCGTTCTCCGCCAGCATTTCGATCACTTCCGGAAACTGGAGGTTCTCCTGTTTCATTAAAAAAGAAAATACATTTCCGCCGGCGCCGCAGCCGAAACAATGATATATCTGTTTGTCCGGGCTTACGACAAAAGACGGGGTCTTCTCGTGATGAAACGGACACGGAGCTTTAAAGTTCCTGCCTGCCTTCTTTAGCGGCACGTAACGGGAGATCACCTCCACTATGTCGCTTCTGGCCTGAACCTGTTCTATTATCGTTTCCGGTATTGCCATTTACCTTTTCACTCGCACAAACCCCGAGCAGGGAATTATCTTTATGCCTTTGTCCATCTTCTGCAGCTCATCGAGAAGAAGGTTCAACCCTATCGCATCGCTTGCTATGTGGCCCGCGATCACGACATTGATATACTCATCCTTGGCATGTTTGAAATGCTCTTCGCTTAAATGCATGCAGACTATCGTCCCCACGCCCGCCTGAGATAAGCGCGGGAATATCTTCTTCGGGCCCTCCGTGCCGCCGGTCATGTCTACAAATATGCGGCCGGCCTTTTTATCAGGATCGCCTATAAGGATTCTGGGGCCCGCGCCTTTTTTCAGCCCGTCAGCATATTCCGGGATAGCTTTCAACATGGCGACAACATCAGAAAGCTTAGCTGGTTTCTTCCTGTCAAACATCTTCTGCAGATAGCTGGCGACATGATTATCGGCCGGAGTATGGCAGCACATGTACGGAATATCGAGCAGCCTCGCTATATCGACGTTCCTTAGATGGTTAGCCGGCGCAAGCGATCTGGAGACCTCACCCATTCTCTCTTTCAGCATTGTCTCACCGACTTCTTTAGGTATGCCAAACTTCGCGAGCATTGCGGCCTGGAGCTTCATAACATCATACAAATTCGCCCATGCGGAGCCTTCCGGATGATGCGCCATAACAAGATCTACCGGATTACCTCTTTCATTAAGCCTATCGGCGACAAGTAGCTCTGGCGCCTCCATATCGATTCCGACCATTATGGTCTTTATATCTATCTGCGGATCGCCATACAAAATTCTCGTATCGGCGTAAGGATTAACAAAGCGCTCGGTATCGAAAGCACGCTTATCCGGCCCTTTTAGTTTTTTGTACTCTCTCTTCGCGCTATTGAATTCCTGCGTTATTTCAGAGTGTTTTCGCGGATCCTTTGAGATGCCTTTTCTCACGGCATTGCGGTAAATGTCGATCAGTTTCATCAAATCCTCCGGCTTTTGCGTTGCTTCAATTCTTTAGAAAAAATCGTCCCGAGAATGCTCAAATTATAAAAAATGCATTCTTGGGACCCGTTCTAAAGGTCTGCTATTTCGTTATTACCGGAAAAGCCCACATTGTCTTATTGGAGATTTCCGGAGCTATCTTCATAAAATAAGGGCCTAAAAGGGATTTATCCTTTATCGAATACTGCAAATATGAAAGCGGCATAAGTGACATTGCCGTGAGCAAAATACTTACCGTAACCGATGCCCTTAGAAAACCAAAGATAAGGCCGCCAAACTTTTCTACAAATGGATGCCATGTCACTTTAAGAAGCGCATCGACCAAAAATCGGGCTAATTTAAATATCAGTCCTATGCCTATGACCAACACAATAAAAGCCAATACTTCCAGGATCTGCGTGGGTATGCCCGCTATACCCTGAATAAACAGAGCCAAATCATGGTAATAACGCATGCTTATGGCAGCTGTCATTACAGTGCCTATCAGGGGAAATATTTCGTGGCTCAGTCCATCCTGCAAAGCGATGTAACTTATTCGCGCCATTATAATTACGATTAAAATGTCTACCCAATTTATTCTGGTCAGTATATCCATAATAGCCCGAAGGTAATTAAAAGATAAGTGTATCATACTATTATATTATTGTCAAGATAACGGGCAAAAAAGAAGAGGCTCCTTTAAAGAATCACCACCTTTAAGAGCCTCTTAAGCTTGTATTCTTAGTATTTATATGCAGAATTTTATCTGCGCCATCTTCTCCTATCCGGTCAAGATATTCTTTGAGAAGCGGATCTTAAATGACTGTAAAAATGCTATAACGTAGATAGAATTACCTACAATGGCGTAAAAATTACCGAGTATCTTACAGATAAATTTATCCTCGCCGGGCGAGTCACTATGCTGTTTAAAGATATAGAATTGCCGTTTATTTATCATTCCTGATTCGCCCTGTTTTGCTACCCATTTCTGCAGATCGGCGGAAGCGTCAAGATGAATTATATCTTTTACAAAATATAGACACCTTCTTTCGGTCTTCGCGGTCACACCATCCTTTTCGAAGACCTCTTGCAGGAAGATGTCTTTTTTTCTTGAGGTTATCGAAGTCAGGTTTCTATAAACTACTTCTCTCATTTGTGTGCTCCGGGCTAATACTTATTAAAACTTTTTATCTTCTAATTAAAAAAAATAGCTTTCTCTTCCTTTACATAGCAAGTATACCTGATAAAAACTAGAGCGTCAAGGCTCATAATCTTGCTTTTTTAAATGCTAACAAAGTAGGGCAGGCCTAATAAGCCTGCCCTACAATATTTCGAGTTACCGTAAATTAACTCTGTTATGCCGCCGCTAAGAACAGCTCCCTGATCTTCTTATGATCATAGATAGCGCCGGTGAGCTTGATTATTCTGGGCAGGACCTTTATGATCCACAATGCCTGTTTCGTCAAACTATCGACGATCTCCTTCGGAGCCTCATTGCCGGTAAATATCTTATATGCTATCTCGAACAGAGTCACGTCCTTATTAAGCACTCCGACGCCCATCATAGCCATCGCGTTCAGATTTATAAACGGGACCATCAGAGGATCGGAATTTTTGACGGCATCGGTGGTGACCACGCAATAATTCTCGCCTGCCTTACCCTGAATGTCGCCATCCTTCACATCTTTGGTGAGGGTTCCGTCATCCAGCACAATAACCTTGAAGCCACTGCCTATTAGCAATGCCATCTCCCTTTCAAGCTCTTCTTTTGTCGTTACCTCTATAACGCCATTCGCAAAATGCTTCTTAAGCTCCTGCTTCATCTTATGATACTCTTGCAGCAGCGTATTGCTATACTCTTCTTCAGCTCCCACTGTAACTGCCATCGGCAGATCGGTCTTCATAATCACAACAATCTTGCTTAAGTCGGGAGCGCTTGTAAGCTTGGTGGTCGAAGTGGCCACTGCCCCTGTGGTCAGGAATTCCACTTCCTTTGTCGCATCACTGATATCTTCCGATATCCCGAAATCTCTCTGCGCTATCGCTTTCTGAAGAGCCACCGGCCTCTTCTTGCCAGGCGCTACTTCTTGTCGATAGCCCGTAGCAAAGTGCTCTCCTTTTCCATCGCTAGCCATTATTTGAGCATAGCTTCTTACAGGTTGCGTTGTATCTGCAATCGCGTCATGTCCAAAACCAAGCTGTACCGCTAACCCTAAGCGAAGTAATTTTACACCTTCGCCGCTAAGGTCTTTGACAAGCTCGGGATGACGGTTTAAATATTGATCAACAACATTATCCTTTACCCCTAAGACCGTCTCGATGGCATCTTTATCCCCCGCCTTCAAAAGCTTTGGATAAATACCAGTGTCTATGTCTATACTAGCCCCACCCGCATCTAAAATGGCCTGCCTAAGCGGACCCGCGACACCTCTTAATTCTCTTTCTACCAATCCCTCCCCGCTGACCTGATAATGGTCTCCCTGGACGAAGATTAAACCTTCATAACCTTCTCGAATGGCTGCCGCGATAATGGACGCGGTAAATATTGAAAGCTCTTCTCGGGAAGCACGTGTTTTTGACATAGCAAGTTCTAACATAATGGCTTCTTTCTGACTTTCTTTAACTGCCTTGAATGAATCCCGGAGTTTGTCATACATGGCCGTCGTACCGTTAAATACGGGAATGATCGTAGCATAATACAAGTTTTTCTCTTTCCCTTCTCCAGCAAACATATTTAAATCGCTAGAGGAACCAAACTTGAAATTAAAGCTAGCGGCTAATTCATCCAAGAGTGTCTGAGCAGCCGCTCTTGTGTCGGAATCTCCGCTTAAACCGGCGGTAAGGGCCAGATAATCTACTGTCCTTTCAACGAACCTGCCATGATTGGTAACTACAACAGAGTCTTTCGTAACCTGGGTTGTATTATCAATCCTGTTGAGCAGTTCGTCTACGCTCTGGGCCTCTAACGGTCCGACAGCGCTTCGTTCCACCGCATTCTGAAGCGCCTGCGATCTCGGAGGCGTTATTACAGGATACCCAGCGAAAGGAATTATCTTTTCGATGAGCTCTTTGGTATTGCTCGCTCCCAGTTTTTCAAGTATCGTCGAGAATTCCTCGTAAAGAGCCTTGTCTACAATGTTGCGGACCCTTTGGGGCAGGTTCATCAGTTCTCTCTTGAATGGACCCGGAAGCTCTTTTACCAGATCTTTCAATTTTCCTTTGAGGCCTTTGGGCATACTATCGCCTAATATCTCGGTTATGATCTCTTCTCTCGTCTTCTCATACTGAGTCGCTGCCAGCTCATTATAAAGTTTATTCTTCGTTTCTCTATCCGGATCGTCTGGTTCTATAGTTCCAAGAGCAAGCG contains:
- a CDS encoding NGG1p interacting factor NIF3 translates to MKLIDIYRNAVRKGISKDPRKHSEITQEFNSAKREYKKLKGPDKRAFDTERFVNPYADTRILYGDPQIDIKTIMVGIDMEAPELLVADRLNERGNPVDLVMAHHPEGSAWANLYDVMKLQAAMLAKFGIPKEVGETMLKERMGEVSRSLAPANHLRNVDIARLLDIPYMCCHTPADNHVASYLQKMFDRKKPAKLSDVVAMLKAIPEYADGLKKGAGPRILIGDPDKKAGRIFVDMTGGTEGPKKIFPRLSQAGVGTIVCMHLSEEHFKHAKDEYINVVIAGHIASDAIGLNLLLDELQKMDKGIKIIPCSGFVRVKR
- a CDS encoding CvpA family protein encodes the protein MDILTRINWVDILIVIIMARISYIALQDGLSHEIFPLIGTVMTAAISMRYYHDLALFIQGIAGIPTQILEVLAFIVLVIGIGLIFKLARFLVDALLKVTWHPFVEKFGGLIFGFLRASVTVSILLTAMSLMPLSYLQYSIKDKSLLGPYFMKIAPEISNKTMWAFPVITK